The DNA segment TTGCTTGTTAAGCCTGTAATCCATGTGTTGTACCAATAAATACAAAAAATTGTATTTTTATACTAAATAAATTGTATTTTTTTATACAATATATGGTTGGCTTTGTCAAGCATTTTAACGCTGGGGGGTATTTGTACGGAACCAGGTTGTATTGTGTTTTTGGCGTAACCCTGCACCCGGTAGAGACAAGGCATGCTTTGTCTCTACTCCACCATGTCGATGCGGCGGAACAGGTTGGCGATCAGCGGGTTGCGGCGTTTGGAAACATTGCCCTGGCGCAGATCGTCCAGGCGCGGGCCGATATGAATGCGCGTCAGACGATGATGATCTCTTCCGGTGCGGTCGTCAGCGACACCAGGCCGGCTTTCGTGACCAGGTGAGTGTTTTCGATGCCGACCACGCCCTTGCCCGGGAAAATCAGCTTGGGTTCCAGGGCGATGATCATGTTTTCGGCCAGGGCCAGGGTCTGGCCTTTGGCCAGAAAGGGGAATTCGTCCATCTCGGTGCCGACCCCGTGGCCCACGAAGCGGATCCGTTTCTTGCCCACGCCCATGAAATTTTTCTCATACCCCAGTTCGGTGGCCCGGCCCAGGGCCAGGTCATAGAGCTTTCCGGCGGGCGTTCCGGGTACGGCCGCCGCCATGACCGTTTTCTGCACGTCCAGCATGGCCTGGTGGGCCCGGAGAAGCTCGTCGGGCAGGCCGCCCAGGGCGAAAATCCGGGTATGATCGGCCAGGTAACCCATATAGGCAAAAGCGATATCCACCAGCACCGGTTCTCCCGGCCGGATCGGCTTGAGGCTTCCGCCCTGGGGAAAAGCCGGGCTCATGCCGGGGCCGCCGGTGGGCGAAGACAGGCTGCTGACCACGCCGGCCGAATCCCCGGCCATGATATGACCGTAAAACATGTCCGCCCCCCACAGCCGCATGCGGATCAGGCCCTGGTGGCCCAGGCGCCGGGCTTCGGCCTCCACCCGGCCGGAAAACTCCAGTTCGCTGATTCCGGGCTTCAGGGCCTCCGGCACAAAGGCATCCAGTTGATCGGCCAGGGCTGCGGCCTGCCGGATCTTTTCCACTTCATAAGCCGACTTGACCGCCCGCTGCAGCCTGACCAGGCCGGAAACATCAACGCATTTTATCCCCGGGAACAACTCCACGAGCTTCAGATACATCTCGGCTGAAATTACATCCAGCTCCA comes from the Thermodesulfobacteriota bacterium genome and includes:
- a CDS encoding Xaa-Pro peptidase family protein, with protein sequence MDIKATYTPLSEINDRIRRLQQALAAAGMDAALLMQSADLFYYSGTVQQAYLHVPAEGEPVLMVRKDADRARAESPLARIVEIDRLQEIPGIIRTVPGVLGLELDVISAEMYLKLVELFPGIKCVDVSGLVRLQRAVKSAYEVEKIRQAAALADQLDAFVPEALKPGISELEFSGRVEAEARRLGHQGLIRMRLWGADMFYGHIMAGDSAGVVSSLSSPTGGPGMSPAFPQGGSLKPIRPGEPVLVDIAFAYMGYLADHTRIFALGGLPDELLRAHQAMLDVQKTVMAAAVPGTPAGKLYDLALGRATELGYEKNFMGVGKKRIRFVGHGVGTEMDEFPFLAKGQTLALAENMIIALEPKLIFPGKGVVGIENTHLVTKAGLVSLTTAPEEIIIV